From Procambarus clarkii isolate CNS0578487 chromosome 14, FALCON_Pclarkii_2.0, whole genome shotgun sequence:
caggtggtggtgctgacctgtaggtggtgtggaggagccaggtggtggtggtgacttgtaggtggtgtggaggggccaggtggtggtgctgacctgtaggtggtgtggaggggccaggtggtggtggtgacttgtaggtggtgtggtgggggccaggtggtggtgctgacctgtaggtggtgtggaggagccaggtggtggtgctgacctgtaggtggtgtggaggggccaggtggtggtgctgacctgtaggtggtgtggagggggccAGGTAGTGGTGCTGACCTGTAGGTGGTGAGgaggagccaggtggtggtggtgacttgtAGGTGATGTGGAGGATCCAGGTGGTGCTGACCTGTAGGTGGTGAGGAGGAGCCAGGTGGTGACTTGTAGGTGATGTGGAGGATCCAGGTGGTGctgacctgtaggtggtgtggaggggccaggtggtggtgctgacctgtaggtggtgtggagggggccaggtggtggtgctgacctgtaggtggtgaggaggagccaggtggtggtggtgacttgtAGGTGATGTGGAGGATCCAGGTGGTGCTGACTtgtaggtggtgtggagggggccAGGTGGTGCTGACTtgtaggtggtgtggagggggccaggtggtggtggtgacctgtaggtggtgtggaggagccaggtggtggtgctgacctgtaggtggtgaggaggagccaggtggtggtggtgacttgtAGGTGATGTGGAGGATCCAGGTGGTGctgacctgtaggtggtgtggaggggccaggtggtggtgctgacctgtaggtggtgtggaggagccaggtggtgtggaggagccaggtggtgctgacctgtaggtggtgtggagggggccaggtggtggtggtgacttgtaggtggtgtagaggagccaggtggtggtgctgacctgtaggtggtgtggaggagccaggtggtggtgcctAGCGCCAAGCCATAGAATTTCTAT
This genomic window contains:
- the LOC138364679 gene encoding uncharacterized protein; translated protein: MREQDEDGGDKWEEKSAPPPGPSTPPTGQHHLDPPHHLQVTTTTWLLLTTYRSAPPPGSSTPPTGHHHHLAPSTPPTSQHHLAPSTPPTSQHHLDPPHHLQVTTTTWLLLTTYRSAPPPGPLHTTYRSAPPPGPSTPPTGQHHLDPPHHLQVTTWLLLTTYRSAPPGSSTSPTSHHHHLAPPHHLQVSTTTWPPPHHLQVSTTTWPLHTTYSSSYSLLMAVASSYSLLTAVTSSYILLTAVTSSYSLLMVVASSYSLLTAVASSYS